From Medicago truncatula cultivar Jemalong A17 chromosome 7, MtrunA17r5.0-ANR, whole genome shotgun sequence, a single genomic window includes:
- the LOC11444771 gene encoding BRCA1-associated RING domain protein 1 — MENSGKSIMNNNTKLLNPWMLHFQKLALELKCPLCLNLFKKPVLLPCNHLFCSSCLADSTSIRSECALCNTKCSQKDIRHLPFVESIVTIYKSLDATFCANAFQQRSSDNTRVLEQCQTLHNSAFSNKVDKVLQNSCMSNEVGVGKNHQSGIKMNGKAKEVEMSCKRGADNHIAEKPDSMNLNQATQSEPDSPPFCDTKGSDNGCSDLNSEKPLSLGRSESSSFKRSSTTGKGNLKERMPHFWSESSASENEDLTRDLKRQKNLTNEDGIVQQSTSYHNKLVDSRCDLEIKSDKDTGALVPSNAPSDLYPSTSICSFCQSSKISEATGSMLHYASGISVTGEAAMEPNVVHVHKVCIDWAPQVYFVGETVKNLKAEVARGAKLKCTKCGKKGAALGCYVKSCRRTYHVPCAMDISACRWDHVDYLLLCPSHSNVKFPNEKSNLDKQATQKHPVSSHLPSQQSNQLGAVQGDGKKMVFCGSALSNEEKVLLINFASKVGATVSKCWTSDVTHVIAATDANGACSRTLKVLRAILNGQWILKMDWIRACMKAMNLVEEELYEIDLDNQGCQGGPKAGRLRALANEPKLFSGLKFYFSGEYDSSYKKYLEDLVEGGGGVVLKSKDELEVGRDANLLAVYNLDPPEGCELEDEVSILWHRLTEAENLTANTAGHTWILESIAACKLQPFVS; from the exons ATGGAAAATTCTGGAAAATCAATAATGAACAACAACACTAAATTATTGAATCCATGGAtgcttcattttcaaaaactcgCTCTCGAACTCAAATGCCCTCTCTG CTTGAACTTGTTCAAGAAACCGGTTTTGTTACCATGCAATCATTTGTTCTGCAG TTCCTGTTTGGCGGATAGTACTTCGATTCGTTCTGAATGTGCTCTCTGTAACACCAAGTGCTCTcaaaaag ATATTAGGCATTTGCCTTTTGTTGAAAGTATAGTGACAATTTATAAAAGCTTGGATGCGACCTTTTGTGCAAACGCTTTTCAGCAACGTTCTTCTG ATAATACGAGGGTTTTGGAGCAGTGCCAAACTCTTCACAATTCAGCTTTTAGTAATAAGGTTGATAAGGTTCTGCAGAATTCATGTATGTCGAATGAAGTTGGGGTTGGCAAGAATCACCAATCTGGGATTAAGATGAATGGTAAAGCCAAGGAGGTTGAAATGTCTTGCAAGAGAGGGGCTGACAACCACATTGCAGAGAAGCCCGATTCAATGAATTTGAATCAAGCGACACAATCAGAACCAGACAGCCCTCCATTTTGTGATACCAAAGGTTCTGACAATGGTTGCAGTGATCTAAACAGCGAGAAG CCACTCAGTCTTGGGAGGTCTGAAAGTTCGTCATTTAAAAGATCAAGCACAACAGGAAAAGgtaatttgaaagaaagaatGCCTCATTTCTGGTCTGAAAGTTCTGCCTCTGAAAACGAGGATCTTACGAGAGATCTTAAGAGACAAAAGAATCTTACAAATGAAGATGGTATTGTTCAACAAAGCACCTCATATCATAACAAGCTTGTGGATTCCCGCTGTGACTTGGAAATTAAATCTGACAAGGACACTGGTGCACTCGTACCTTCAAATGCACCAAGTGACTTGTACCCAAGTACAAGCATTTGTTCGTTTTGTCAGTCCTCTAAAATTTCAGAG GCTACTGGGTCAATGCTGCATTATGCAAGTGGCATTTCAGTTACCGGAGAGGCTGCAATGGAACCAAATGTTGTGCATGTGCATAAAGTTTGTATTGACTG GGCACCACAAGTGTATTTTGTTGGTGAAACTGTTAAGAATTTGAAAGCAGAAGTGGCCCGGGGAGCAAAGCTTAAATGCACCAAATGCGGTAAAAAGGGAGCTGCTCTTGGTTGCTATGTCAAGTCATGTAGAAGAACTTATCATGTTCCTTGTGCAATGGACATCTCTGCTTGCCGCTGGGATCAT GTGGATTATCTCTTGTTGTGTCCTAGTCATTCAAATGTCAAATTTCCAAACGAGAAATCTAATCTTGATAAACAGGCAACTCAGAAGCATCCCGTTTCATCTCATCT GCCATCTCAACAGTCAAACCAACTGGGAGCTGTTCAGGGTGATGGTAAAAAAATGGTTTTCTGTGGATCTGCTCTATCAAATGAAGAAAAG GTGCTATTGATTAATTTTGCAAGCAAGGTTGGTGCTACAGTGTCCAAGTGTTGGACCTCAGATGTCACACATGTGATCGCAGCAACTGATGCAAATGGAGCATGCTCCAGGACATTGAAAGTTTTGAGGGCGATTCTAAATGGACAATGGATCCTAAAAATGGACT GGATAAGAGCATGCATGAAAGCGATGAATCTTGTAGAAGAAGAACTGTATGAAATTGATCTTGACAACCAAGGGTGTCAAGGTGGCCCAAAAGCTGGCAGACTTAGGGCATTGGCCAAT GAGCCAAAGCTATTCAGTGGcttaaagttttatttttctggtGAATATGATTCGAGTTATAAGAAATATCTTGAAGATTTAGTTGAAGGGGGAGGAGGTGTTGTTTTGAAAAGCAAGGATGAATTGGAAGTTGGAAGAGATGCAAATTTGTTGGCAGTTTACAATCTTGATCCCCCAGAAGGATGTGAGCTGGAGGACGAAGTTTCAATTCTTTGGCATAGATTAACCGAAGCAGAGAATTTAACTGCCAATACTGCTGGTCACACGTGGATTCTGGAGTCAATTGCTGCATGCAAATTGCAGCCTTTTGTTAGCTAA
- the LOC120575761 gene encoding protein NRT1/ PTR FAMILY 5.2 gives MEAIEEKGPLEEDYTQDGTVDLQGRPVLRSKTGTWKACSFLVGYELFERMAYYGISSNLVVYLTKKLHQGTVESSNNISNWGGSVWLMPLAGAYVADAYLGRYWTFVIASCIYLMGMCLLTLSVSLPSLKPPECDIGVVAFENCPKASPLQKGIFFLALYIIVLGTGGTKPNISTMGADQFDDFDPKEKSDKLSFFNWWFFSILIGVLFATTFLVYIQDNIGWELGYGLPTIGLAFSILVFLLGTPYYRHKLPPGSPITRMLQVFVAAIRKWKARVPEDKKELHELSMEEYTCNGRTRIDHTSFFSFLDKAAIKTGQKSTWMLCTVTQIEETKQMTKLVPISIFTIIPSTLGMHIFTLFVKQGMTLDNKMGPRFNISPGSLSSITIIFMLIFIAIYDCIFVPMIRLYTKNPRGITILQRIGIGLVLNIITLVIACLVERKRLNVAREKNLLDMHDKIPLTIFILLPQFALSGIADNFVEVAKMEFFYDQAPETMKSLGTACSTASYGLGGFLSTFFLSAVADITQRHGRKGWILDNVNVSHFDYYYAFIAVISLLNFLCFVVVAKFFVYNDVKHNKSGLEMNATSSQENAGLSQSISQPDTKF, from the exons ATGGAAGCCATTGAAGAAAAAGGGCCACTAGAAGAAGATTACACTCAAGATGGAACAGTAGATTTACAAGGCAGACCAGTTTTAAGATCAAAGACTGGAACATGGAAAGCTTGTTCCTTCCTTGTAG GTTATGAATTGTTTGAGAGGATGGCTTACTATGGAATATCATCAAACTTAGTGGTGTATCTAACAAAAAAGCTCCATCAGGGTACTGTGGAATCTTCAAACAATATTAGCAATTGGGGAGGATCAGTTTGGTTGATGCCACTTGCAGGAGCTTATGTAGCTGATGCTTATCTTGGCCGATATTGGACCTTTGTAATTGCATCATGCATTTACCTCATG GGTATGTGTTTGTTGACTCTATCGGTTTCGCTACCATCACTGAAGCCACCAGAATGTGATATAGGTGTTGTCGCATTCGAAAATTGCCCCAAGGCATCACCATTGCAAAAGGGTATTTTCTTCCTTGCCTTGTACATAATTGTTTTAGGCACAGGTGGAACCAAACCCAACATTTCTACTATGGGAGCTGACCAATTTGATGACTTTGATCCCAAAGAGAAATCCGATAAGTTGTCCTTCTTCAATTGGTGGTTTTTTAGCATTTTGATTGGTGTCCTTTTTGCTACCACTTTCTTGGTTTACATACAAGACAATATTGGTTGGGAACTTGGATATGGCCTTCCAACCATTGGCCTTGCATTTTCAATATTGGTGTTTTTATTAGGAACACCATATTATAGACACAAATTGCCTCCAGGCAGCCCTATAACAAGGATGCTTCAAGTCTTTGTGGCTGCTATAAGAAAATGGAAGGCACGTGTCCCAGAAGATAAAAAGGAGCTACATGAGCTGAGTATGGAAGAGTATACATGTAATGGTAGAACCAGAATTGATCACACGTCGTTTTTCAG TTTCCTTGACAAAGCGGCTATAAAGACCGGACAAAAATCAACATGGATGCTTTGTACAGTGACACAAATTGAGGAAACTAAGCAAATGACAAAACTGGTTCCTATTTCGATTTTCACAATTATTCCAAGCACCTTGGGAATGCACATTTTCACACTCTTCGTTAAACAAGGCATGACACTGGACAACAAAATGGGACCTCGTTTTAATATCTCTCCAGGAAGTCTCTCGTCAATTACAATTATCTTCATGTTGATATTCATTGCAATCTATGATTGTATTTTTGTGCCTATGATCCGACTCTACACTAAAAATCCTAGAGGAATCACAATACTACAAAGAATAGGAATTGGCCTTGTGTTGAACATCATTACATTAGTCATTGCATGCTTGGTTGAGAGAAAGAGACTCAATGTTGCAAGAGAAAAAAACCTCTTAGACATGCATGATAAGATCCCTCTTACTATTTTCATCCTCCTCCCTCAGTTTGCCTTGTCAGGGATTGCTGATAACTTCGTCGAAGTTGCCAAGATGGAGTTCTTCTACGATCAAGCGCCAGAAACCATGAAGAGTCTCGGAACAGCATGCTCCACAGCCTCATATGGTCTAGGAGGTTTTCTCAGTACATTCTTTCTATCAGCTGTTGCTGATATCACCCAAAGACATGGTCGCAAAGGTTGGATTTTGGATAATGTAAACGTCTCCCACTTTGACTATTATTATGCATTCATTGCAGTAATAAGCCTACTTAACTTCCTTTGCTTTGTGGTTGTTGCTAAGTTCTTTGTATATAATGATGTAAAACACAACAAATCAGGCTTGGAAATGAACGCTACCTCATCTCAGGAAAATGCTGGATTAAGCCAAAGCATTTCACAACCAGATACCAAGTTCTAG